In the Triticum aestivum cultivar Chinese Spring chromosome 2B, IWGSC CS RefSeq v2.1, whole genome shotgun sequence genome, TCCAATCAAAAGTTtaaattaatcttgacatagcttaaAGAAACTTTTACCATTATACCACTTTTGAGAGTCAACACACACATGCAACATAAACCAAACATTGAAATATCCCCAACTTATTCATTAACATCGCACTATATTAACATATAAATATATGGTATACTGTTTTGTACAGCACAACCAAAGAGTTCAATGGAAAACATTGGTACGGTAGAAGCACACACACATGACTTCACCGTCAGAATATTCGAGTAACCCTCCAAAAGGAAAGAATATTCCCTTACTGGCGTAATTTTGAGAAAGCAAATGGGATAGTACAGCAAAAGGTGATGAGTTTTGTAGAGGAAGCAGACAACAACCCACCCGTACCTGgtctgcatcatcttcttcttttgtCCTCGTATCATCAACTTACGAGTAGTAGAAAATCTGACAAATGGAACCATCCAACGCGACTTGCTTTCGCATGTGCTGCACAGTAGAATTGGATATATGATGTTACCACTTCTAGATTACAAATACAACCAGCATTTGAAACAATTGGCTAGACAATCATAAGCAAAAAGAATATTTTGCTTTTGCAATGTTCTCTTGTGCGCATAAAACTAGCCAGTAGTCAAGTAACTAAATTTAAGAAAGCAAGAGGTAGACAAAAGATCAAGGTCCATACTTTCAGCCCAGAGGAAGGAATCAAGGTGTTCCCTGCACCGGAGGCTTCAAGGATCCATGATCAGTGGCAACATATTTCGCCGGAGACCTAGTATCTGCTGGATCGACCCTTTTGAGCAACAGAACCTTTGGGCTCTTAGGGTGCTTCTTAGCTTCATTTTGCCATAGTCTTATCGTTTCTTGATTAACCTGTGAGTCCAGAGCGATTTCGCAAAGAGCATCTAAACATTCCACTTTGATGTGATCGCAAAGACCCACTAAACCCTTACAGAGCAACTGAACTGAAGTGAGTCTAGGCAAAGCTCCTTCTTGTATAGTGGGGAATCTGGGTTCTCGCACCATGAGGCATAGATGTTGCAGGCTTGGGAAATCCCCATGTTTTATGTCTAGATCCGCAAGGTGGACTTCCACCAGTTTGAGATAAACCAAGTGCCGTAGCTTACGCAGACCTAGGAGAAGATGAGGCCCTGTCAGATTAGTATATGCAAGGCACAGCTCTTTCAGACCACGAAGGGACATAACAAACTGAGGGAACTGATTCAGGCTGCCTTGCAGTTTCAGTGAGCTAAGATAACCTTTTCTTGATGCTGCCATTGTGTTGTCGCCTTGATGGTGATtcagcaaatctttggaggaatcATTCAGGTGAAGTGATAAAGAACGTGCGCCTACTGGAGTACTCATGCCGTCCTGAGCAAACTTGTGAATGGCCTCTGAAAGTACGGCGTAACTGCAATCTGTGCTATTGGACTCGCACCATATCTTGACCTTTGTCAGTTTCTTCATATGAACCATCAGTTCTGGAAATCCAGAGTTGTTGTCTATAACAACTCCTGCTAGAGTCTGCAAATTACTTTTTCCTTGCAGGAATCTCTTATGGTTCTTGCCACTAATCCTTTTGAGCTTCATCTTACCATAAAGGTGTGCAAGGTGAGGCAGACTAATGACTTCCACAGGCAGTGTCTCTATCTTTGTCTTCCTTAAGTCAAGTGTCTCTAAGCAATGAAGCCTTTCCATTTGAACTGAAAGATTGCTGACAGAGCTCCCGAGTGTCAGATATTTGAGATGCAACAGTTTGTATATGTGCCCCAGATGTTCTTCATTCAAACCATTGCATTCTTTTAGATCCAACACTCTCAGCAGCTCAAAACTCGTCAAATCTGGAACGGCTTCTTCCGCACTCCCGAAGACTGTTAGAGATCGGGGGCGCAGCTGCTCACCAGCCGATCCTGAAAACAAGTTATCAACTTTTTCTTTCAAAGAAGAAAAGAATTTGTGCAGGGGGTCGCGGCCACGTCCGGCTGGACTGGTACCATGTCCCATGTTGCATGCTGTGCCATTTGTATGTTTCTCAATAATTAGGTGACGGAAATTACTTCGATTCCTAGCACTCAAAGAAGTAGCAATGAAATTCGAAGCCATGGACTTGTGCAGCATGAACTGGTGCATGATACCGTGAGGTTTGCACGTCTTGGCTTTCCCATTGTTGCTTGGATCAACAGGCAGAATGATATTTCTGTCAATTAGCTCATCTAATTTTTTATCGGCAATCTCTTGGTCACCATCTATGTATCCTTCGGCTAACCATCGCCCGGTAAGAGTTTTCCTGCTGACTGGGCGATCATTTGGGAATAGACTCGAGTATAATAAGCAGGTCTTGAGAGAATTGCCAGGCAAACTGCTGTAATTATTCATAAGAACTTGCCCCAGTTTTGTGAAGTGGCCATTCTTGTTCTCGTCCATACGAGAACATAGGTTATGGGTCATTTTTTCACATAGATCCcctgtcaacttgtgaccttgcaAAGCTTTGGCAACACTAACAAGAGCAAGTGGGTGACCATCACATTTGTTCACGATTGCAGTTGAACCCCTCTCCAAGTCAGGTGAGCATCCATTGACGAAAACATTCTTGTCTAGATAATCCTTGGACTGTTCCGCACTAAGAGATCTTATACTGTACACATAACCATCAGGCAAGCTGCAGGCATTAGCTACTGAGGTCACAGTTGTGGTCACTAGGATTCTGCTCCCTTTTTCATCTGGGAAAATAGGTTTTATTACATCCCATAGCTCCATCTTGATGTTATCAATTACAATTAAACACCTGTTAGCCAAATTGACAAATGCAAAGTTAGTATGCTTGTCATTTGGAAGCAATTGGTTTGGTtgctaccccgcaaaaaaaatttGGTTTTGTTGCTGACTAACAAGCAAGTTTCCCGTTATGGTCTAAAAAGTCTCCTGTTTTGATCTACCAAGCCAACTGCCCAACATGGTGCCCATGGGTGACTAGGCCTATTGAATTCTTGAGAGGATAATTATCTTTGTAGTACTTTATTACGCAAGTTCTCTACTGGAAATATGAACCAAAAAGTCGATTGGTTAATATGACTCATATTTGCAGGAAAATTCTAAATTATCTTACCTTTTTAGGCTGTACAGTTTAATAGTTGTACTACAACTGATGcggaactctaaaaatgttgagaGTTCTCTATTTCTTGTAAATCCTTTGCAGGTTATTTTTGAATTAATTTACAGGGCAACACACTCACCATGATCAGCGGCTCAGAAAATCCATGAAGGGCAATAATCATACTCCCCATGATCAATGGGTTTAATTTTAAACTGGTATATATTTTTGCGGGGTAAAATGGAATTTCGTTACTTAAGATACTACCGGTGAAAAACTGATGATACAACTATATTAGTACACTTGCAAGACAACAGTTGTGCTCAATCAGGAGCAAGATACAACTGTAACCTATAGTTGATTAAATCTacttcatttaaaaaaaatatcTACTATGTTTTCTGGTGAACTGAGTAGGAACTACTTTTTTTTTCTGTTATGTACAACTAACTACTTTTATAATATTCAAAAGGTTCTTACATTTATAAGATTGGGCTAACGTGCCGAGTTTGATACAACACAATTTAACCATTACTCAAAAGCCTAAACTGATAGGAAAATATAAGCAACAACACGTACTGTTAATACTCGAATTACTCAGACAATAGTGTGAAGAGTAGGAGATGGGAGGGAAACTATAGCATAGATATAATTTGGAAGGATAGTAGCAATATTTCTGATTGGCACTGACCTCTTAGTCTGGAGAAGACGACTGATATGCTGCTGGAGTTGTCGGAGTTTCTGTGGCACGGACTCCTGTGCTTCTTCTCCGAGAAGCCCCTCAAGTATGGCCGTCAAGAGCGCCTCCTTGGCCGCGACCCCGTGTATTTGATTGGACGCCACAGTCACCCAGGCACGGCAACTGAATTGCTCGGCGACTTGAGGGCAGTTGTACACTTCCCATGCGAGTGCGGTTTTGCCCGAGCCCCCAAATCCGACGATGGAGACCACCTTCAGCTTCCTGCGGCTAGCTTGGCCACCATCAACTAAGGACTTGCAAAGCTCCCGCTTTGCTTCCTCGATGCCCACCGCAGGAGAAGCCCCGTACGCGCCCGGATTCTCTTGGTCAACGGGATTGTCGTCCAGGTCCGATTCGGCTGCGGCGGAGCAAAAGTCTGCATTGTATCTGATCTTTCGCTCATGCGCCGCATCCAGCTCCCGCTTGAGTCTCCCGATCTCATGGCAGAACTTTCTTGGATTGCGGATCTGGAGCTCTCCCTCGCACGCAGCGCAAGGAAGGAACCGGTCCAGGCAGTCCTCGATGTTATGTGCCAGGGCGCGGAATTCTTCCATGGATAAGATCTCTACCGCGCTGGGCTGCCCCTTGTGCGAGATCTGAACCTCCATGGACCCGCAGATCATGGCAAGCTCTCGATGCAGGAAGCTGATGTCGCCCTCGAGGTCCTTCAACTCCTTGTACCTCTTCTCAAGAACCGTGATCAGCTTCGATACCACGCTTTTTGTCACAGCGCTCACtaccgccaccgccacctccatACCTACGCTACGCTCGCCGGTGACCCGCTCGCTCCGCCAAATAACCTGTGGTGCGGTGACTTTAACTGCTTAATTTCTAGGAACAAGGCTTGCTCCTCTGTTCAACAGGTCGCTGTAGTGGCGCCACACTCACAGGCACACCATGTATAGACAACCGCTTTCCACGGTTCCACCCGCCCACGACGGCACCGCACGACCCGCCGACCCCCTTCCCCATCTCGAAGTATACTACTAGTATATTGCATGATGCCTTGGTTGTTGGTACCCGTAAACTATAGACCAACTTGCCAAACGAATATCTCCGCCGACTAATACTATATATTGCATGATGCCTTCATAGTTAGAGCATCTAGTACGGGATCAGCTAccaaaaatccccccccccccgcccgccgccggctccagccccctccctctccccctccccgccgccgccggccgaccGCTTCCTCGGCCTGATGGCGGATCTCGGTGGCCGGTGCAGCAAACGGGATGCGCGCTCGCGGTGGGTGGTGTGGGGCGGCACGACGGTCTGGTGGCGGTGCGTCGCGCCGGAGTGCGCAGACCGGCGGCGGCTTGGTGCTCCTCGCCGCGAGGGAGTTCGTGTCTGGCCAGATCCGAGCGGGCCGAAGGTGAGGATGGATGGTCGATGCTCGGCGGGTGGCCTGGTGGCGCAACAGGCCTGGCAGTGGTGGGGTGGTCCGTTTCTGGTGGCGGTGGCGCTAGCTGAAGGGGCGGCGAGTCCCAAGAGCAGGCTGGTGGTTGCGCTTCGATGGCTTGGCCAAGATGGAGTCTTGGCGAGCAGCGAGCGGCTGGTCAATCCTGCACGGCGTTTTGAGCGACGTTGCTCTTTTGCTAGTGTCGCCCGAGTTCTTCTGTGGAGAGGCAGGTCCGGTCAGACGCAAGGTTGTCCCTTGGTGGGTGACAACCGTCGCGGGCGTCCCGGACCTGGCCGGATGTGCTGGTTGGCTACGGGTCCTCGCACAGGTTGGGAGTTGGTGGTGTGGCTGTGGTTACCCTGCCGGGCGGGCGGCTTTGCAGCTACATCGGCAAGTGTTGCAGTGGCGGCGGTGTGAGGTTTTGTTGGACAGTGCCTTCAATTCCATGGAGGTGTGGAGGGGCTACACGCAGATGAAAATCTTGCATGGCGTCTGCCGGGCCAGCGATGATGGCACCGCGGATGTCATTCTCCTCCTTGGAGGCATTGCCGAGCGTGTTCGCCTTTCCCCTCATGCCCTTGGAATTGGTGGCTGTATCCGGGTGGAAGCCTCGATTCGGCTCATGGATCGGCACAATGGCGGCGGTGTCGACAACGCTTTTCTGTTGGGAGCATTGTGTTTGGAAACGCGTTGGTTCCTCGTTGCTCTCCTCCGGTGTTTGCCGCCGTCCTCGGTTGATCCTCCGTGGCACAATGTACGCCCGGTATGTCCAAGACGGTGGCTTCCCGGAGTGGATCGAGTCCCTCCATCCATCTGCCACTTTCTCTTAGGCTCTTAGGGTGGATGGTGCGTCGGCAAGAGAAGTTTTGCGGCAGTTGGTAGTCTCGGAGGTTTCCAGCGTCGGTTGAGACGCGGTTCTATGTATCTCTCTAGGATAGGCTCTTTCGTGTTGTAGCTCGCTTGGCATGGTGTTTGTCCTTGGTCATGTCGGGTGTGGTGTTTGCGATGCACTCGCACATCGAGTGGTAGCTCTCTTGTAACTATTATTTTGCCTTCTGTAAAGCTATGGTATGCCTAGGCGTACTCTCGGAAAAAAAAGTTAGAGCATCTGCAGCCGCACTTTGCAATTCCGGCCAATCAAACGCCCACAGACGCGATCTGTCACGTCCGCGGACAGTGATTGGTCATGCCTTAAATTAGCTAATTTCCATCCGCCTCTCTCATATTTTATCCCCTAgatccatacaaagcatgcaaaagaAATTATATGTACTATATCTACGTACCGCCCTAACCCAAATTTTCTCAAGGAGCTCGAGCCAGCGCTCAGGGGTAAGAAAGGGCTTGCTCCTCACTCGGcggcgtgggggcatggctactaggtGTTCGGGTGGAGTagaaagtggcggcggcggcggagaggaggaaaATGTGGATGGATGATAGGATTTCGGTGCTGCCGATCAACTTAGATGGCCGGGCTAGGCACTACGCGGCCCGC is a window encoding:
- the LOC123040017 gene encoding disease resistance protein RGA4-like — translated: MEVAVAVVSAVTKSVVSKLITVLEKRYKELKDLEGDISFLHRELAMICGSMEVQISHKGQPSAVEILSMEEFRALAHNIEDCLDRFLPCAACEGELQIRNPRKFCHEIGRLKRELDAAHERKIRYNADFCSAAAESDLDDNPVDQENPGAYGASPAVGIEEAKRELCKSLVDGGQASRRKLKVVSIVGFGGSGKTALAWEVYNCPQVAEQFSCRAWVTVASNQIHGVAAKEALLTAILEGLLGEEAQESVPQKLRQLQQHISRLLQTKRCLIVIDNIKMELWDVIKPIFPDEKGSRILVTTTVTSVANACSLPDGYVYSIRSLSAEQSKDYLDKNVFVNGCSPDLERGSTAIVNKCDGHPLALVSVAKALQGHKLTGDLCEKMTHNLCSRMDENKNGHFTKLGQVLMNNYSSLPGNSLKTCLLYSSLFPNDRPVSRKTLTGRWLAEGYIDGDQEIADKKLDELIDRNIILPVDPSNNGKAKTCKPHGIMHQFMLHKSMASNFIATSLSARNRSNFRHLIIEKHTNGTACNMGHGTSPAGRGRDPLHKFFSSLKEKVDNLFSGSAGEQLRPRSLTVFGSAEEAVPDLTSFELLRVLDLKECNGLNEEHLGHIYKLLHLKYLTLGSSVSNLSVQMERLHCLETLDLRKTKIETLPVEVISLPHLAHLYGKMKLKRISGKNHKRFLQGKSNLQTLAGVVIDNNSGFPELMVHMKKLTKVKIWCESNSTDCSYAVLSEAIHKFAQDGMSTPVGARSLSLHLNDSSKDLLNHHQGDNTMAASRKGYLSSLKLQGSLNQFPQFVMSLRGLKELCLAYTNLTGPHLLLGLRKLRHLVYLKLVEVHLADLDIKHGDFPSLQHLCLMVREPRFPTIQEGALPRLTSVQLLCKGLVGLCDHIKVECLDALCEIALDSQVNQETIRLWQNEAKKHPKSPKVLLLKRVDPADTRSPAKYVATDHGSLKPPVQGTP